A part of Gossypium hirsutum isolate 1008001.06 chromosome A07, Gossypium_hirsutum_v2.1, whole genome shotgun sequence genomic DNA contains:
- the LOC107952996 gene encoding uncharacterized protein, whose protein sequence is MKEDQRPLQQRNKSPTSKLFTRGAAYVVLVLLSYTLGYLSHTSPPQQQQLQPPSPVFQLADSPSQLDNFRVTAPCANSPLPPHLVFPTILDRVFNGSSPYSNFPPPYLSSFLKQKRIKGWGSYGAVFQHLIKRVKPQVIIEVGTFLGASALHMVNVTRELRLQTQILCLDDFRGWPGFRDRFKDIKMINGDVLLFQQFMQNVIYFNATGSVLPVPFSTASGLEKLCEWGITADLIEIDAGHDFISAWGDINRAYRILRPGGVIFGHDYFTMADNRGVRRAVNLFAQMNNLKIQTDGQHWVLDTSLAKHN, encoded by the coding sequence ATGAAAGAAGACCAACGCCCTCTTCAGCAAAGAAACAAAAGTCCCACCTCCAAACTCTTCACTCGCGGTGCCGCTTACGTTGTCCTTGTCTTGCTGAGTTACACCTTGGGTTACCTTTCTCACACCTCACCTCCCCAACAACAACAGCTGCAGCCTCCTTCTCCAGTTTTCCAACTTGCTGACTCACCATCCCAACTCGACAACTTCCGGGTCACTGCTCCCTGCGCCAACTCCCCTCTCCCTCCCCACCTCGTCTTCCCAACGATTCTTGACCGAGTCTTCAATGGCTCCTCTCCTTACTCCAATTTCCCGCCACCCTATCTAAGCTCCTTCCTCAAGCAGAAAAGAATCAAAGGCTGGGGCTCCTATGGCGCCGTTTTCCAACACTTGATTAAACGAGTCAAACCCCAAGTTATAATCGAAGTAGGCACTTTTTTGGGTGCGTCAGCTCTCCACATGGTCAACGTGACTCGTGAACTCCGCCTCCAAACTCAGATACTCTGCCTCGACGACTTTCGTGGGTGGCCAGGATTTAGAGACCGCTTCAAGGACATTAAGATGATAAACGGCGACGTTTTGTTGTTTCAACAATTCATGCAAAATGTGATTTATTTCAATGCCACCGGGTCGGTTTTACCCGTTCCTTTCTCAACGGCTTCTGGCCTTGAAAAGTTATGTGAGTGGGGAATAACCGCGGATTTAATAGAGATAGATGCGGGTCATGATTTCATATCCGCTTGGGGAGATATAAACCGGGCGTATCGGATCTTGAGACCCGGTGGGGTAATATTTGGGCACGACTATTTTACCATGGCCGATAACCGTGGGGTAAGAAGAGCAGTCAATTTGTTTGCGCAAATGAATAATCTGAAGATCCAAACTGACGGTCAACATTGGGTTCTCGACACATCTCTAGCAAAACATAATTGA